The Mixta hanseatica genome includes a region encoding these proteins:
- a CDS encoding ComEC family protein: MPYPLHVLALLVTLATLPLLFLAQLPEVNHLNGMLIVALVLLMLPQRLLRSMGIVGMLMVWALLAAQQFIEPIVKLSAGIINARTEITHVLHEKGRLTVKIVEHDHQRLFPPVYASVTPEKFEETWCAGQRWEMALRLRPVHGRLNEGGFDAQRFALANVTPLQGRLLSARVLDSRCSWRQRLMTYAQRQYQHLPWQGVMDALLFGDRQGMSAETKDLLRDTGIAHLMAISGMHIGLAAWLGWLVARLVQFLLPAWRIRYPLPLLFSLSVAAVYCWLSGSNPPVLRAITALTLWALVRFQGINCSSWQIWLICVGAILFIDPMAVLSDSFWLSIVAVAILLIWFQWFPLPARWRYRKRWMLFQLTHLQLGMLLLLAPVQIFIFHGLSLTSLPANLLAIPIVSFITVPALLFALLMPVGWLASPLWWVADRSLALTFHLLSLLPQGWLWLGKEALIVSLIVWLLLIAFRLGWWQRAPTALFAACCLPALWHMTRVEPEWRLDMLDIGHGLAMVISRNGHALIYDTGNRWPGGSAARQTLLPWLRWHGLTVDEIIISHQHLDHSGGLADMQQAWPRAVVRSALTLAGHQPCVAGMRWQWQQLELEALWPLTLGAQGHNNDSCVVRIDDGRYRILLTGDLEAAAEKALLRRDRLALRADIIQVPHHGSKTSSSAVLLRNVKGSLALASVARYNAWRLPSDEVIRRYGKNGYRWRDTSRSGQLSVGFYRDGWQVKGLREQIMSRWYHQWFGVQSESR; encoded by the coding sequence ATGCCATATCCTCTCCATGTGCTGGCCTTACTGGTCACGTTGGCGACGCTGCCGTTACTCTTTTTAGCGCAGCTGCCAGAGGTTAACCATCTGAACGGTATGCTTATCGTCGCACTGGTCTTGCTCATGCTGCCGCAGCGACTATTGCGCTCTATGGGGATCGTCGGAATGTTAATGGTCTGGGCATTACTGGCCGCACAGCAGTTCATCGAGCCGATCGTCAAGTTATCCGCAGGTATTATCAACGCGCGTACTGAAATCACCCATGTGCTGCATGAGAAAGGGCGGCTGACCGTAAAAATAGTTGAGCATGACCATCAGCGGCTTTTTCCGCCGGTGTATGCCAGCGTCACGCCAGAGAAGTTTGAAGAGACGTGGTGCGCCGGCCAACGCTGGGAGATGGCGCTACGTCTGCGTCCGGTGCATGGCCGCCTGAACGAAGGCGGTTTTGACGCCCAGCGTTTTGCTCTGGCAAATGTCACCCCACTCCAGGGCAGGCTGCTTAGCGCCAGAGTGCTCGATAGTCGCTGCTCCTGGCGCCAGCGCCTGATGACGTATGCTCAACGGCAATACCAACATTTACCCTGGCAGGGCGTAATGGACGCCTTGCTTTTTGGCGATCGACAGGGAATGAGCGCGGAAACAAAAGACCTGCTGAGGGATACCGGCATTGCACATTTAATGGCGATATCCGGTATGCATATTGGCCTCGCCGCCTGGCTGGGATGGTTAGTCGCCAGACTAGTACAGTTTTTGCTGCCGGCATGGCGTATCCGCTATCCGTTACCGTTATTGTTTAGCCTGAGTGTAGCCGCCGTCTACTGTTGGCTGTCAGGCAGTAATCCGCCAGTGTTAAGGGCGATAACTGCACTCACGCTATGGGCGCTGGTGCGTTTTCAGGGGATTAACTGCAGCAGCTGGCAGATTTGGCTGATTTGTGTTGGCGCGATCCTGTTTATTGATCCGATGGCAGTGCTGTCGGATAGCTTTTGGCTTTCGATAGTAGCGGTAGCCATTTTATTGATTTGGTTTCAGTGGTTTCCTTTGCCGGCTCGTTGGCGCTACCGTAAACGCTGGATGCTTTTCCAGCTAACGCATTTGCAACTGGGGATGCTGCTGTTGCTTGCGCCTGTGCAAATTTTTATTTTTCATGGTCTGAGCCTGACTTCGTTGCCCGCGAATCTGTTAGCGATACCAATCGTCTCTTTTATTACGGTACCGGCACTGCTGTTTGCCTTGCTGATGCCTGTCGGCTGGCTGGCCTCACCGCTCTGGTGGGTAGCCGATCGCTCTCTGGCGCTGACCTTCCATCTGTTATCCCTCCTGCCGCAGGGATGGCTATGGCTGGGAAAAGAGGCGCTAATCGTCAGTCTTATCGTCTGGTTATTACTTATCGCTTTTCGTCTGGGCTGGTGGCAGCGCGCGCCCACCGCGCTGTTCGCTGCCTGCTGTTTGCCTGCGCTATGGCATATGACGCGCGTTGAGCCTGAATGGCGGCTTGATATGCTGGATATCGGTCATGGACTGGCAATGGTTATCTCGCGTAATGGGCATGCGTTGATTTATGACACCGGCAATCGCTGGCCGGGGGGAAGCGCCGCCCGGCAAACGTTGTTGCCATGGTTACGCTGGCACGGACTGACGGTAGATGAAATCATTATCAGCCATCAGCACCTCGATCATAGCGGTGGATTAGCCGATATGCAGCAGGCCTGGCCCAGAGCCGTGGTACGCAGCGCGCTGACCTTAGCGGGTCATCAACCCTGCGTAGCGGGAATGCGCTGGCAATGGCAACAGCTGGAACTGGAAGCGCTTTGGCCGCTGACGCTCGGCGCGCAGGGCCATAATAATGACTCTTGCGTGGTGCGGATTGATGATGGGCGTTATCGGATATTGTTAACGGGCGATTTAGAAGCGGCGGCTGAAAAAGCGCTGCTGCGTCGCGATCGCTTAGCGCTACGGGCGGATATTATTCAGGTGCCGCATCATGGCAGCAAAACTTCATCTTCCGCCGTGCTGTTGCGTAACGTCAAGGGCAGCCTGGCGCTGGCGTCAGTGGCGCGTTATAACGCCTGGCGCTTACCTTCGGACGAGGTCATCAGGCGCTATGGTAAAAATGGCTACCGCTGGCGTGACACATCGCGCTCCGGGCAGCTGAGCGTAGGATTTTATCGTGATGGATGGCAAGTCAAGGGGTTAAGAGAACAAATAATGTCCCGCTGGTACCATCAGTGGTTTGGCGTCCAGAGTGAATCCAGGTAA
- the msbA gene encoding lipid A ABC transporter ATP-binding protein/permease MsbA, with the protein MHQDKDLSTWQTFRRLWPMIAPHKAGLIVAAVALIINAAGDTLMLSLLKPLLDEGFGKADKSVLIWMPLAVIGLMLVRGVTSYASSYCISWVSGNVVMNMRRRLFNHMMGMPVSFFDQQSTGTLLSRITYDSEQVASSSSSALVTVVREGASIIGLFIMMFYYSWQLSLILIVLAPVVSMAIRTVSKRFRSISKNMQNTMGQVTTSAEQMLKGHKEVLIFGGQDVEAKRFDKVSNRMRHQGMKLVSASSISDPIIQLIASLALAFVLYAASFPSVMDTLTAGTITVVFSSMIALMRPLKSLTNVNAQFQRGMAACQTLFSILDSEQEVDTGTRVVERAKGDIEFRNVTFSYPGRDVPALRNINLAIPAGKTVALVGRSGSGKSTIASLLTRFYDIQQGEILMDGHDLREYTLRSLRNQVALVSQNVHLFNDTIANNIAYARNEVYSREAIEKAAEMAHAMDFIRKMDNGLDTVIGENGVLLSGGQRQRIAIARALLRDSPVLILDEATSALDTESERAIQSALDELQKNRTSLVIAHRLSTIEKADEIVVVEDGQIIERGTHDELLSQRGAYAQLHKMQFGQ; encoded by the coding sequence ATGCATCAAGATAAAGATCTCTCAACATGGCAGACGTTTCGTCGCCTTTGGCCGATGATCGCACCGCATAAAGCGGGACTGATTGTGGCAGCCGTAGCGCTGATCATCAACGCGGCAGGCGATACCCTTATGCTGTCATTGCTGAAACCTTTACTGGATGAAGGCTTTGGTAAGGCCGATAAGTCGGTCTTAATATGGATGCCGCTGGCCGTTATTGGCCTGATGCTGGTGCGCGGTGTCACCAGTTATGCTTCAAGCTACTGTATTTCATGGGTTTCCGGTAACGTGGTCATGAATATGCGCCGTCGCCTATTCAACCATATGATGGGAATGCCGGTCTCCTTCTTCGATCAGCAGTCAACCGGGACGCTGTTGTCGCGTATTACCTATGATTCTGAACAGGTTGCCTCTTCCTCTTCCAGCGCGTTGGTAACCGTAGTTCGTGAAGGCGCATCGATTATCGGCCTGTTCATTATGATGTTTTACTACAGCTGGCAGCTGTCGCTGATCCTGATCGTGCTCGCGCCGGTTGTTTCTATGGCTATTCGCACCGTCTCCAAGCGTTTTCGCAGCATCAGTAAAAATATGCAGAACACCATGGGACAGGTGACCACCAGCGCTGAGCAGATGCTGAAAGGGCACAAAGAGGTGCTTATTTTTGGCGGACAGGATGTAGAAGCTAAGCGTTTCGATAAAGTCAGCAACCGCATGCGCCATCAGGGAATGAAGCTGGTTTCCGCGTCCTCTATTTCCGATCCTATCATTCAGCTGATCGCCTCTCTGGCCCTGGCTTTTGTTCTCTATGCCGCCAGCTTTCCCAGCGTTATGGATACTCTGACCGCAGGGACCATTACCGTGGTCTTTTCTTCGATGATTGCGCTGATGCGTCCGCTGAAATCATTAACCAACGTTAATGCGCAGTTTCAACGCGGCATGGCCGCGTGTCAGACACTGTTTTCTATTCTTGATAGCGAGCAGGAAGTGGATACCGGGACGCGCGTTGTCGAACGGGCGAAAGGGGATATTGAATTCCGTAACGTGACGTTCAGCTATCCGGGGCGCGATGTGCCGGCGCTGCGTAATATTAATCTGGCGATTCCGGCCGGCAAAACCGTGGCGCTGGTTGGGCGTTCTGGCTCGGGTAAATCAACCATCGCCAGCCTGCTGACGCGTTTTTATGATATTCAGCAGGGGGAAATCCTGATGGATGGCCACGATCTGCGTGAATATACCCTGCGTTCCTTGCGTAATCAGGTGGCGCTGGTTTCGCAAAATGTTCACCTGTTTAACGACACCATCGCCAACAACATCGCCTACGCACGCAATGAGGTTTACAGCCGGGAAGCGATTGAGAAAGCGGCTGAGATGGCGCACGCCATGGACTTTATCCGTAAAATGGATAACGGTCTGGACACCGTGATTGGTGAGAACGGCGTCCTGCTCTCTGGTGGGCAGCGTCAGCGTATCGCTATCGCTCGCGCCCTGTTGCGTGACAGCCCGGTGCTGATTCTGGATGAGGCGACTTCGGCGCTGGATACGGAATCTGAGCGCGCTATCCAGTCCGCGCTGGATGAACTGCAGAAAAACCGTACTTCGCTGGTTATTGCGCATCGCCTTTCCACCATCGAAAAAGCCGATGAAATTGTGGTGGTTGAAGATGGGCAAATTATTGAACGTGGTACGCATGATGAATTGCTTAGCCAGCGGGGCGCCTATGCGCAGCTGCATAAAATGCAGTTTGGTCAATGA